A stretch of the Borreliella spielmanii genome encodes the following:
- a CDS encoding ribonuclease H family protein → MEKYYACILINSNEKIIFKSWEECKTTIKGKNNKIKSFKTIEQAQNWLSNNGDTIIYHHPIGIYFDSGTGRGKGVEIKVVNEKGISILDKILDKSLINEYGNHYVKNFQGISNNFGELLALYAALKIALKENIANIFGDSKLIIDYWSKGIYNSKKLKQITIDLIKKTVELRKKFEKEGGKISFIPGNENIADLGFHKTK, encoded by the coding sequence ATGGAAAAATATTATGCATGCATTTTGATTAATAGTAATGAAAAAATTATTTTCAAATCTTGGGAAGAATGCAAAACTACTATTAAAGGTAAAAATAATAAAATAAAAAGTTTTAAAACAATAGAACAAGCTCAAAATTGGCTATCCAATAATGGGGATACAATAATTTATCATCATCCTATTGGAATATATTTTGATTCTGGAACAGGAAGAGGAAAGGGTGTAGAAATTAAAGTTGTAAACGAAAAAGGAATTTCCATATTAGATAAAATACTGGACAAATCCCTAATTAATGAATATGGCAATCATTATGTCAAAAATTTTCAAGGGATTAGCAATAATTTTGGAGAACTACTTGCCTTATATGCAGCACTCAAAATAGCATTAAAAGAAAATATAGCAAACATATTTGGCGACAGTAAATTAATAATTGACTATTGGTCAAAAGGAATCTATAATAGCAAAAAACTAAAACAAATTACTATTGATTTAATCAAAAAAACAGTTGAACTAAGGAAAAAATTTGAAAAAGAAGGTGGAAAAATCTCTTTTATTCCGGGAAATGAAAATATTGCAGATCTTGGTTTTCACAAAACTAAGTAA